TCTCCCATCTCTCCCTTGTCAAAGAGAGCTCACCCAAGCTTTCAGACAGCCAGTTCCACTTTCGCCTGGcccccctctttctcttaGACAGACTTGGATAGAAATATCCAGGCACCAATCGTGCAAAAGGATTTTGCCTCACTCTTCCCAAGGTCTAGAGCCTTCCTGTATCAGAAATCCCGTCTCAAGCCGGGGCCCTCGAAAGTGAGCGATGCCGATCTTTCCAGTACTGATGTCACTTTTCGCCTAGTCTTGCCTATTTTCTGTTCTTGTCGGGCATCAAAGGTGATGCCCAACAAGGTTCATGGAATTTGGTggcgttttcttctttctttttgtcgtGTGACAAAGCTGTATGTAGGGGCACTGAGTATTCACCTGGAACCGTGCTATTCTCCGGGGAAAGCAGAGTGCTTCCGGGGGACTGCATGAATAGTAAATACGTTCTAATGCAGGCCGGCAAGCCACAGCTACCTAGCAATAttttgatgagctcaagTTATTACGAGAGGGGCAAGGAGATTGTTCAGTCTCTTTCAGAGTGGTCTATAAGACGGGATAGAAGGGAGGAGTGATATCCGGCTCGAGACAGGCATGACAAACCGGAGGAGCTGGGTGATATTGTGGTACCGACAGAGAGTTATGTGCAATACGAGAGAGATACAGCGGCGAATACTCCGTATACATTTATGAAGAAAGATAACTACAGAGAGATTCCCGAAGAACGAGTCTGTTGAGTAGAGTGAATGCAATTATGCAGTGTATACTGCACTCATCCCTCCCACAGAGAGGCGATGAGCAGAGACATTGGTTGGCCGAACCGCAGGCACCATCATTTACTTGCCCGACACTTTGTCTTGTACACGCGAACAGTTATTGCGGCCCATGACAACGCCGCTTCTCTTGGATGCTTATGCCCTCTGCCCCATGCTCCTGTACTGAGAACGAATACGAAAGGCAAACTAGAGAATACATGGGCCTCCATTCGATGTATCGGCACTTCTGGCTTCAATATCAGCATCTATCCAGGATGATATGCCGGGGCCATGGCGGCTGAATCTAGTTAGCCTCTGAAATCACGTCAGTTTTTGGAAAAAGACAGGGGACAAGGGTGTATTAGACGAGGCGTCTGCGAAAGCTAAGGCGGCTCAAACTAGTCTATTTGGTACGCACAGACGCAGCAGGATCCAATACCATGCTGCTGTAAGTCATATGGTAGCAGTACTTTCTGATTCAGTCCTCCGCAACTTTGCGGGAGAGCCTGATTCAGGATTGCCTGAGTGGGTGGCAGGAAGATCATGACCAGGGGCTCATCCCCAACCTCGTAGGCGAGAGAGTGGCGTATGGCAGAATTTGGAGATGGGGAACATGGGCAAGTCTTGATCCGGTGGTGTTTATCATCGGCGATTGAGCGCATGAACCGGGTTTTACAAACGCGGCACAATGGCACGGTAGCTTGTGGTGGGCTGAGACTTCAGATGCAACCTTGGGGACATATCACAGACAGAGACACGAAGTGACTTGTGACAAGacgcagcaaaagaaaagaaacgaaacgaaaagcaaagagagccaCTTGCGTCATATCGCAGGCTAGACATTGGCTGCCTGAATTCGGACCAGGCCTGGCCCCAAATATAGCGCCCGAAATTCTTCGGGATTCTTGCGCTTCCCCCAGCTTCACGGCAGACCAGGATGAGAAGGCGGAccaggaaaaagaaagatcGTGCACGGAGACATTTCTGTCTCGGATGTCCATGATTCCGGACCAGGGTTTTGGCTATCGGGCCGCGCTGTAATACTTTGTAGTCATCTGGATTGCCATGGATGATTCGATGGttgaggatggaagatgaagtcAACCACACAGAATCCAGGAGCGCGGTTGTTTTTGCCCGAAATTTCGGAGCGGAGGATCGACTGCGGGCTCGGGAAGGCTCGAGGCTAAAGGGCTTAGCGGGGAGCTGGGGCCAGATACAGTGATGACCAGCGGGGTCACGGCTCGTTCCAGCGCTGTTCTGGCGCTCAAGCTGCCATTTTAGCGCTCCAGAAGTATGGACACTGTAGGTAAGAATGTAGGCGGGCTAGAACAAGGACGACCATTGATGCATTATCTTGCGTCTCTTGGAGGCATAAGGGCAATTTGCTCTTGTACAACTCATACTGCAGTGCATTACAGTGCATAGCAGCGCGGAACAGCACCCGCTGCAGCTTCTACTGCACACTTGCTGGCCTCATTTGCCGTACGCCTGTAGTCGAGCTCAGCTGCCAGCCCTCGCGGCACAAAACGACCAGGGGAGGCTACAACTTTACAGGTGCGCATAATAGGCAATCTGTGTGCGCGCTCTTGTGTGGATGCCCTAACCAAGCCTGTGTCAGTCCAATCTTGCCTCTCACACACCACCACTTCTACCGTACACGCCCCCCCAGGCTAAACGCCGGGAGACAACAAATGAGAGAACAAGACCTGgacaaaagaggaaaaaccacagagaaaaagagacgagTAAGAAAAGCCAAGATCAGGCTATGCACACCGCTGTTTTTCGCGATCAGAAGCCCAAATTTGATCGCGCTGGATCGGTTCAGCACGAATCGAGTCGAATCGAGTCGATACGCGCGCTCCCCCTCCTCTGGCTTGGAGGCGTGCGATTTGCCCGACAAATGGGCGAAACCACAATCAACCAACCGGATCATCGACCCCGAGACCAAAATATGGAgcctcgagaagaagcaaaactaCAAAGGCAGAGACAAGAGGAGCATACGGGTACATGAAACGCCAGTCAGAAGAAGCACCCCTACGAGGTACTGCTAGGTACCTACCGCTACTCTACGCGAGCTGAAGACAAGGGTTTCGTTTGACATTTGCCCAAGACAAGGCGATCCTCCTCCAGGATTAGCTGGCACCGAGTAcccgtccagcagcttctcccaTATTATGGCCGCTTCCTTGGGCACCTGACACAAGATCATTCATCTCACATGGCATTTCTGGAATTATCTGTCTTCGTGCTGGGCATAATGCGGGTGGATTGCAAAACTAATAAACCCATATCTAGATGATCGATCTCAGTGATCTGGGGTTCCCACCTCCATACGATCATGGACCAGGGAAcaggaggagaaaaagaaaagactgCCCACGCCACACCAGAAGCCACACGCGGCATCCAGTGGCGGCAGAAACATCAGGCCATTTGggcacatacgagtacaatcCAGGCTAGCATGTCTCAGGACGGCACAAGAAAGATCACTCAGATGCAAGGGACGCTCACATCTGGCTAGCTACTCCCAAATTACCACTAGCAAGCCTGCATGGGATGAATCTAGCAGAGTCTTCTTGCTGGCTTTCATCAGACTGTAAGCCGTCTCTGACTACAGACGAAATCACCACGCCAAGCATCGAGATGGCCACGATCACGTAGAATGACTTAGAATCATCGCCTATTGCCTCTCACCTGATGCTCGATTGCATAGTTGTCTTTGATCGCAACTCAgaaaccttttttttttttttttttttttttttttttttcaaattTGCTATAAAGAGGTCGCTACttcgcatcttcatcgatTCCAAACTTTCTCTCTCGAATCCAAACTTTCTCGAATCCAAATTTCTGTAGTTTTCCATAGCCTCTACTAGGATTCTCAAGCTCTGCCACCTTCAGCTAATCAGCTAGCTACGCCAAGCAAGGTCCTTCCTCGATCTGGCATCATGTCATTGGCAGTAAGTGATCCGTTCTCTGGATAATCTCTTCTCAACGCACTCTAACATCTTTCACTATTAAAAGGGAGACCCCGTCATGGAACGTGGAATAGCCATCCCTCGAATCGTCAGAGACAATGGATTCTGCCTCACCTGTCGTCGCGCGGGGAAGCAATGTGACTCGACGCTACCCATATGCCGTACTTGTCAAGAGGACGGGCTCGAGTGTATTCAGCCAATCAGTGCATACCCTCGAGTACAGAGCAATCCTGCAAAACGTCAAAGGGATAGCTCTGAATCGCCAGAAGAGAGGCCCCGGGCTAGGCTCCGACCTGCGTCTTTGTCTCCGGCTACAGTAGAGCCTCCTGCCGAGCCCGAGTCCGAGTCCGAGGCTGAGACTGAAATCTTGACAACGTCGGCACCTGAACCTCAATCTGAATCTGAGACTGAAATCTTGACCCCGTCTACACCTCGACCTCAGTCCGAGGCTGAGACTGAAATCTTGATCCCGTCGGCACCTAAACCTCAATATGAGTCTGTTCGCCAGACTcggcctcaacctcaacctcaacctcaacctcaacctcagccaCAACACCaggagaatgaagatgatgagaattcTACATCTGGGCCTGGGTGGAGCGTGTTTATGAATGCTATAACACGAGAGATTGATCAAGCTCAGCAGAGCTTGCTACGACAGACGCAAGGCCATGTGCGATTCTCCATGGTTCTCGACCCACACAACGGTGACCCAGACCATGACTATGCTGTCTATTACGATTACCTTTACGACCTCGACTCTGACTCTGACTCTGACTCTGATTCCGActctggagatgaagatgatgatgtcggtAGGCCAGATGAGGACGGAAGCCAAAACTCTGCCCCCTCTACCTCAGAAACGGCGGCTCATACCCCTCCTACCGTTATTGTGTATCAGATCAGGGATACTTGGACAGGACCGGGAGCGCCTCCTCTCGTAGCTTATCTTCACGACTTCATTGACTATATGAGCGTGTGTCACTTGTCACGTGCGCCATCCGACTCTCTGCCACTTTCATTGCTGCCGGCAAGTGAGCAAACTACAGCCGAGACTCTCAGATACTATGTTCTGCGCCCAATCAACCGCGGCACGAGGCCTTTGCCAGATATTAACCCTACCAACCCCAAGGTTGTTGACTTGGCATATTCCAACCCTCTGGCCCTgcagctcatcatcgccgagAGGGCCAATCACCGCGAGGTATCCTCTGCAAGGCTGCCGACGGGTCAGATAGCTGAAGAGTTCTATCGTGCTGCTATTGGCGCCTTTGCTCCCAAGATTCGAAGCTACCTCAATGGACATGAAGAGGACATGTTGCCTCTGACTATGGGGAGTCTGATCCTGGCTCTCATGGAGGTTAGTATTTATCCCCTCATCTCTTGTCCGCTCCCCGACGTGTAACATTTCCCTCCATCACCCCCTTAGAGCTAGAATCTCATGGTGCTGATCAAGGCTAACATAACACCTACTATGAAATAGAAAGCTCGGTTGGACAGGCGTGGCCGAGCTCCCAATTATCCTGCATTCGCCGGTCGCATTCTGATCATGCTTACCACTCTTCCCCACGAGGAAGTTTGCGATAATCTTCCAGATATCTTGGTCGAGTATTATATGCACACTGCCATGTTTGCTTGCCTCGCAGCCGATATTACCACGGCAGAGACGATCCCTTTCGTGAGCAGTGCGTTTCAAGATGCCGTCGACAGACTGGCGGCCAGGAACTACAACGGTACGCTCTGCGGAACCTGGTTGCCGATCATGGTTTCCATACATAACATCTTTACGCTGGGCATGTCCATGCGACCTTATGTAAATGGCCCGTTGAATATCCCAAGACCAGGCCCGTCGGTAGGCTATCTGTCTGATCACTTTGTCACCTTTGGCCGGATTCAAGAGAAGCTATTCAATTTCGCACCTGCCCTGGATGAGTTCAGCCCGGATTTCGAGGCGGCCGTGGTGTGGAGAAATGCGGCCATGCTGTACCTTTGGAGCCTCTTGGAATGGCCACACGCCCCGAAACCCACCGGACCTTACAGCGAAATGATTCACAACGCTTTTCACGACGCAATCCGGCGGCTGGGGCAAATAGACAGGGAGCACGATGTGAACAAGACCATTTGTTGGCCCCTGCTCGTCATTGGTTGCTTCTCAATGGAAAAGAATTATCAGGATTACATTGGAAGCCGCCTCCTCGACATCTCAGCCCGCTTCAAGGTTGGCAACGCGCTCGAGACTTATTTCATACTGAAGCATGTCTGGACGCTGCCGGCTGTGTGGCGTAGCCCCTGGCTACTGCGCGGATCGATTCGAGAGACGAAGAGCTGGGGAACTCATGAGCCTAACCGTTTCTTATAAATTGTTGAGAGAATTTCCTTGcgctgttttcttcttttgctttctcattttctctctctcctctgtCTTCGTTTCCTATCATACACTCCTTTATCACTCTCCTTCCTCagtctgcttcttttttgtctaCTTCTTAGTCTGCTTCCTCTCAGGCTCCTTGTTCTCAATCTGCGTTTTCTTACTCTCCTTATGCTCTGTCTCGTTTCACACCCtgctttttctctgtttctttttctcagcctccttgtTCTCAGTCTTCTTTCTGACGCTCGTTTTTCTCAATCTCTTTGTTCTCAGTCTGCTTTTCCGGACCAAACAAGCAGACCAGCCGTGACGATGTGGCCAAAGTGCCAGCACAGACGGGTGACATCAAaactactgctgctgctactgcttcATACAACCATGTAGGTTCGATCACATGCTATCGTTTTTTCTCAGTCTGCTTCTCTCAGCTCTTTCGTCTGTGTCTTTCGCCTGTGTCTTTCGATTGTCTCCTTCGTCCGTCTCCCTTGTCTGTGTCTTTCGTTGTCTCGTTCGATTGTCTCGATTGTCTGTCGCTTTCGTCTGTTGCTTTCATCATTTTCCTCATCATTTCCTTTTACTTTTGAGTTTTGTTTGCCCCACCTTGGCTGTCCTCTCTGCCTACTCTCCTTAATCATTGGCCCGTTACTCTGCTTTATCTGACCTTCATTTCGTTTGTAACGGCCTAAAGGGCATTGTTTGGAGGACGTAATAATGATCAGCACGTAAATACACGGCGCGGGTTGCATAAAGGATTGGTAATCTTGGTCTGTATCTCTTTCAATAAATTCTAAAGTCTAAAAACAAAGATGCGCCTATTTGTTTGAACCGTGAACTACTCCGGCCTTTACTCTTCCCTATCCTTCCAGTTTCCGCTGTCGAGAAAAAACTCGATGATCTTGCTAGACAAACGCACCCCGTCGTGCGGACGGTCGACACGTTTGATGGCGTCCTGGAATGCTTCCTCGCCAAATATGTTGCGCTCCACTTTGAGAAGCTCGTCGTTGATGGGCTCGTCAAATTCCGGGTGCCCCTGGAAAGAAAGCACTCGCCCTGGCTTGTAGAGAATCTGGATGGGACATGTAGCGCTAGAGCCGAGGTTTGTGACTTCAGACGGGACCGTGAGGACGGCATCGCGATGCATCTGATGCAGCGCCTATGACATAGTGTTAGTTTCTCAAAAGAAACTCTTAAAAACAAACTATCAATTGGCTGAATCATACCAGCGACGGAGACCCAAGGAATTTCTGGCCCTGCTCGTTCAGATCAATGCTTCCGACGGAGAGCTCCCACCCGCCTGGACTGTGGTTGACGTCGGCTCCGAGTGCACGACCGATGATCTGGTGGCCGAAGCAAATGCCGATGACTTTCTTGTCTGTAGATTCCAGGGCGTGTTTGATGTAGTCGACTAGAGTCACGATCCACGGAACATCTTCAAATGCCGTGCCGTCTGTTACATGTATCATGTAGAACCCAAGTCAGCCACTTGTCGACGCCCAATAATAccaaggtggaagaagatgagacgCACAGCTTCCAGTCATGACGATTGCATCTACGTCCTCTATCTGAGGATATTTCCCATTGATGACATCCCATTTGCTCACTTGGAGCTGCACATCGGAGGCCGCATCGCCCAAGTTTTTGAGTCCAAGCCTAAAGAGATCTTCAAAGATGTCACCGTATGAGCCGCGAGCGGCTTTGGCCTTGGGTAGAGTCGTTTCGCATTCTAAAATGCCCAATCGCAGCACTCGAGCCATTTTGGTCTGTTCCTTGTCCGGGTTTGCTCCGATTTCTCCGTAATATTGTTCATACCAGGATCAAAGAAGGTATCCAGGAATATATACCTTAGGTAGGCGTCTCCTTGACCCCAATGATTCTATTTGATACCGAGAAATCCTCAGGTTCAATTAGATAATAAATTAAACGTAACGCCATCCTAGCCCACGATGCTCTTAATAATTAGAGCACATGTAGTCATGTGGGTTTTGCTGCTAGTTTGCACCATCGTGGACCCTTGGGCCGCTATCATTGTTGGAATGGGGCCGCTGCCAATCAACGACGCCCTTTTCATTCTCAAAGTAGAAGCACAAGTGCGTGTTTCGCATATACTTGGCGATAAGGGAAAGACGCGTTTCTTCCAAATCTTTACGGATTCCAAATCGCGGGTGATAgaatgaaggaagaaaatccGACATTTGTTCAATGCTTCAATTCAGCTGTACGTACAGAGTAATACATTGGATTTTAGGCACCTTGGCAGGCATGCATCTGATAACCAGTGGGCACGTGGTGATTAGCACAGGCAAACAGAGCGGATAACAGCAACACAATTCGTAAGAAGGAATCATCAATTCATTTCTCGTTTTATTTACAAGCCAAAGTGCTCTCAGCACCTCAGCCACTGCATATCTACACGAAGAAAAAATGGCAGCCTCGAAAAACAAGTCGACCTAGCTTAGGCAGAGCCTCCAATCTGGTGGCCGGTGGCAACGGCGACGGAAAAAGCGGCAAAGTTGCCGTTGACGATGGTGGCAGCAGTGTCACGGTCGTAAGCGGCATAGGGGATCTCGCAGTCGGCAGTGCTAAGAGGCACAGTATCAGCaactttgtctttcttctatctttctttcttcggTGAGAGTTCGTTGACTTACTTGTAGAGAACAACAGCGTGGCCCTCGGCAACCTTGATGGACTGGACGAGTGGGCTAGGTGAAGATCTTCGTTAGCTGCATGTATCAAAAGCTTAAGGCGAGAGCAGCAGGCTAAGCTTACAAGGTGGCAACGGGGTTGCATCCTCCAAGAGAGTCATCAGTGCCGCTGATGGTGTAGCTGACACCCTCAAAGTTGGtggcggagaagagagtggCCTATCGATGCGACAAATTGAGCGTCAGTCATTATCTGCTTCGCATTCTCGAGACTTCAGGGGCCCCAGCCAACACTCACAACATCCTGAGCGGCGACAATGCCGGCAAAGACTAGAGAGAGAACGCCGGAGAACTGCATATTTGCGGTGGGGAGTTGTCTTGGTTGATTGGAAGAGTGCTGATGAGAGTGTTGCTTGCTGTTAATGCTGCTGGTTGTTGTGAGGAGATGTTTCGAAAGGGAGCATTTCCTAACCTTTATATACTTGTAAGTTGCCTCCCGAATTATTGCCCGAGCCCGTTGCAACGACAATTCGTGATTCCAGGATGTTTGGCCCATCGCTTTGTACAAGGATCATCCCCAGCTTCGCATATACGGATTACACAAAGACAACGGTATGCTTACTCGTGCCGATGCATACAGTACAGATGAGATCCAACCCCAGGGACAAACCAGCCAGTCTGGTGCCAGAATACGACGTCGACCTCCTTATTCCAACCTAGATTTAGAACAAATCCATTTCGAATGTACTAGCGGATTCCAAATGGGAAGGCTGAAGAATTACTCCAAAAGAGGCATTACTAGATGACAGCATATGTGAGCATGTTTGCGGGCAAAGCAAAGTCAGATCACACACACCTCCCACACCTCGTAACCGGCACAGGCACGGAAACAATTGCTGAGAGACCACTAATACCCAGCAATGCATAAACAGCTAACCAACGCTAACCAGTCAATTTGTCCGCAGGCCTGATGATCGTCTCCATACTACAGGACTAATAAATCCAAAACGATGTGTCGTTGCATGAAGAATACGGAATGACGGCAGGGATGTTGGCTAGTGACCTACCAAAATAAGCTTGATCTTGGTGCGATCCATGACTTGGAACAATCCCCCCTTTAGAATTATGTCAACAACAGGCAGCAATGAGAAGCCACTGATTAGTATTTACATGAGCAAGATACAAGTTTCGGGCGCATCTTATAGCCGTTTAGAGCAAGCATGTTGCTCTTAAAAGGAGGTTGCAGCCCTATTTTGTCGTTACATTGAGCCGTCAGCCGGCGGTAACAGCCCATCATCAGGATATAGGCAGTCGGAAAGTGGAACTGCGAGTTGCGATGAACGGAAGAGAGCGGAAAGTGGGACTGTCTGCGAACTCTGATGAATGAAATCGATTGTTTCAAGCACGAGGTCATTCGAGGAAACACGGCTTTGAACTTTGGATCTCTGGGTGTTTCGATCTCAAGGTAAGCTTCATGTTAGCCCCACCACGTCCAAATCTGTGTTGAGCATTCGATGAGGGCAAGGAAGATGAAACGTAGCCCTTGTTGGAAGTAtcagaaagaaaacaaagatTTGTAaactctttctttgttcagTTGAGTTCAGCACAGGTTCAAAACAAGAAATATGCTCGTACGATTACCTTCCTGCGGGAGAGTAGCATCTGGGCTCGGGATAATTCCCTTGTTGGTCCGGATAATAAGCCTCCTGCTAGAACCAGAAAGCGTAAGAAAATAGTATACATGTTGAAACCACCGAGGCAACATCACGCGAACTCGGCAGTTGGGTTTGCCTGTGTACGTTGGTTACGTATTTTGTTGATGCGAGAATAGTTCAAAAAAGAATATGATTGACATACAGAGTTGACAGAATGATGGACTTAGATCCGACGGTTCATAACAATTATCCTCCTCACATTCGTAGAACAACATGAGCCCGGGTCACACATCAACTAAAACATCAAATAATTGTTGCTCGTAACCTCTCCAAATCAACTCCAGTCGAGTTATTGCCTCAACATTAAATCGTCTTGTCATCAATCACACCTCCTAGGAGATCATGACCActgcttcttcattttgGCAAGGATGGAATCCGAACAACCATCTTAATCGATCGAATAGCCTACCCGGAACGGGGATTTCGAATTCACATTTTCCCGCTGCCCCGCCACGGTCGGGGGGCCGATTTTGTGCGAgatctttttctttgacCTCTTGGTTAGTTGGTGGGGATCGCTGCCAATTCTGCCGGTCAAATCGCCGGGCGGTCAGAAAAAGTTGGCTCACCGCCCGCCGTGCTCCTGCTCGCTTCCTATAAAACTTCACACAGCTGGccgtttgttttgtttttttttcttcttttcttctttacgTCGACAATACTTCAGTATGTGCACCCCTAACTGTGATGGCCCACTGTCTCAAACGGCTTCTAACTTttgtgtttttctttctacaGGAGAATCATTTCTATAGTATTCGTCTCTTGCTTTGGTTCCCAAAAGAGCCATCGAATCCACCCTGGTTGATGATTGTATATCCTCAGCACCCAAGAGTGAAAAATTTTCTGGTCCTCTCGCTCCGTTCGCAAGAATGGCGGCGTTTGCTTTGTGCAATTGCTGTATAGAGAGttgtttcttcttgatgatctcGACCCTGTTCGTGGTCTGCCTTTGGGCGCGTGGACAGGGTGGGTGTTGATGGACGTCTGACaggcttttgtttttttcattgCAGATTGGGGCTTGCCCTGGgtgtgaagaagaatcgaACCGTAAGATGACTGTGAATTGGCCGTTAAAATCTTTCGTACGGGTTGTGGGTGTGGAAAAATTTCTCTTGCTCTCGATGCTTTGGCGGGGCATAAAATTTTTCCATGCGTCGTCCAACattgtctctcttctgcctTGTCTTCTTGTAAATGCCATCCATGCGTTTTTCAGTTATTACTCTTGAAGCAAAATTCGTTATTCCTACTGCGTCATTTGCCGAACGATACCACCTTT
This genomic stretch from Trichoderma breve strain T069 chromosome 1, whole genome shotgun sequence harbors:
- a CDS encoding fungal specific transcription factor domain-containing protein, with translation MSLAGDPVMERGIAIPRIVRDNGFCLTCRRAGKQCDSTLPICRTCQEDGLECIQPISAYPRVQSNPAKRQRDSSESPEERPRARLRPASLSPATVEPPAEPESESEAETEILTTSAPEPQSESETEILTPSTPRPQSEAETEILIPSAPKPQYESVRQTRPQPQPQPQPQPQPQHQENEDDENSTSGPGWSVFMNAITREIDQAQQSLLRQTQGHVRFSMVLDPHNGDPDHDYAVYYDYLYDLDSDSDSDSDSDSGDEDDDVGRPDEDGSQNSAPSTSETAAHTPPTVIVYQIRDTWTGPGAPPLVAYLHDFIDYMSVCHLSRAPSDSLPLSLLPASEQTTAETLRYYVLRPINRGTRPLPDINPTNPKVVDLAYSNPLALQLIIAERANHREVSSARLPTGQIAEEFYRAAIGAFAPKIRSYLNGHEEDMLPLTMGSLILALMEKARLDRRGRAPNYPAFAGRILIMLTTLPHEEVCDNLPDILVEYYMHTAMFACLAADITTAETIPFVSSAFQDAVDRLAARNYNGTLCGTWLPIMVSIHNIFTLGMSMRPYVNGPLNIPRPGPSVGYLSDHFVTFGRIQEKLFNFAPALDEFSPDFEAAVVWRNAAMLYLWSLLEWPHAPKPTGPYSEMIHNAFHDAIRRLGQIDREHDVNKTICWPLLVIGCFSMEKNYQDYIGSRLLDISARFKVGNALETYFILKHVWTLPAVWRSPWLLRGSIRETKSWGTHEPNRFL
- a CDS encoding glutamine amidotransferase class-I domain-containing protein codes for the protein MARVLRLGILECETTLPKAKAARGSYGDIFEDLFRLGLKNLGDAASDVQLQVSKWDVINGKYPQIEDVDAIVMTGSYGTAFEDVPWIVTLVDYIKHALESTDKKVIGICFGHQIIGRALGADVNHSPGGWELSVGSIDLNEQGQKFLGSPSLALHQMHRDAVLTVPSEVTNLGSSATCPIQILYKPGRVLSFQGHPEFDEPINDELLKVERNIFGEEAFQDAIKRVDRPHDGVRLSSKIIEFFLDSGNWKDREE